A window from Solanum stenotomum isolate F172 chromosome 7, ASM1918654v1, whole genome shotgun sequence encodes these proteins:
- the LOC125870093 gene encoding E3 ubiquitin protein ligase DRIP2-like, which produces MDDFHKRLASLKSVLTCRICKKLCKDVTIIEECCHRFCKKCITRKISKGKWNVCPECSMDLGVAPLHKLRPDHQLQGIRDIFSSKRRELIELGLIEKSKKNKSKKLAREDIDLNYSAEMLIDPSPLPAPAPAPVVIATSSRRKEKLISSIVNITPLVDDQVSNQDNVSSSNTRRGKGRGRGRRRGSSQNNANDVDLSNGDTHLGSLIIPLLSSKDALHKQQVESIAYAAESSKKNKSIEPLDGINDLWEPLNKLVTKGDTLDNSEEPVPKFISSTPQFNLDNYENEEDNDDDEEDDEYVPSPNVKEHKVRQQNAVKKIDVVQAIEAPSSSNNNNIDKGKGKKGRRGRKKKETNNPLSPLPVSGGGDGGGGTNLNVAQVQVAIEAEGGTISGSTRVVNERVHPIWFTLVACDKQACSLPLPQISSRYIKIKDVNKSSSYIKKYLAHKLSLQSEDEVEIHMLGMQIQPTFSLKNLAELWLRVGPNSGKNLAKVGASAQEFVMVLNYSRAQLS; this is translated from the exons ATGGATGATTTTCATAAAcgcctagctagtttgaagagTGTTTTGACATGTAGAATTTGCAAAAAGCTATGCAAAGATGTCACAATTATTGAAGAATGCTGTCATAGAT tTTGTAAGAAATGCATTACGAGGAAGATATCAAAAGGGAAATGGAATGTTTGTCCAGAATGTAGTATGGATTTAGGTGTTGCTCCCTTGCATAAACTCAG GCCTGATCACCAACTCCAAGGGATAAGAGACATATTCTCAAGTAAAAGAAGAGAATTAATTGAGCTTGGACTAatagaaaaatccaaaaaaaacaaatccAAAAAGTTAGCTCGTGAGGATATTGATCTTAATTATAGTGCTGAAATGCTCATTGATCCATCGCCTCTTCCTGCTCCTGCTCCTGCTCCTGTTGTGATTGCTACAAGCtcaaggagaaaggagaaattGATTTCTTCCATAGTAAATATTACACCACTTGTTGATGATCAAGTTTCAAATCAGGACAACGTTTCGAGTAGTAATACTAGAAGGGGgaaaggaagaggaagaggaagaagaagaggaagttCACAAAATAATGCTAATGATGTTGATCTGAGTAATGGAGATACGCATCTAGGAAGTTTAATCATTCCTCTTCTTTCGAGCAAAGATGCTCTACATAAACAACAG GTTGAGAGTATTGCTTATGCTGCCGAATcctcaaagaaaaacaaaagtatTGAACCGTTGGATGGGATCAATGACTTATGGGAACCATTGAACAAATTGGTAACAAAAGGTGACACCTTAGACAATTCAGAAGAGCCAGTGCCAAAGTTCATTAGTAGTACTCCACAATTTAATCTTGATAATTATGAAAATGAGGAAgacaatgatgatgatgaagaagacgATGAGTATGTGCCTTCACCAAACGTTAAGGAACACAAAGTTAGACAACAAAATGCTGTTAAAAAAATAGATGTTGTTCAAGCTATAGAAGCACCATCAAGtagtaataataacaatattgataaaggaaaagggaaaaagggacgacgtggaagaaagaaaaaagaaacaaataatcctctttctcctcttcctgTTAGCGGTGGtggtgatggtggtggtggAACAAATCTTAATGTGGCACAAGTTCAAGTTGCTATTGAGGCAGAAGGAGGTACAATCAGTGGTAGTACAAGAGTAGTTAATGAAAGAGTACATCCCATTTGGTTCACTTTGGTTGCATGTGATAAACA GGCATGTTCTTTACCCTTACCACAAATTTCTTCCCGCTACATAAAGATCAA GGATGTGAACAAGTCGTCTTCCTACATAAAGAAGTACCTTGCACACAAATTGAGTCTCCAGAGTGAAGACGAG GTGGAGATTCACATGTTAGGAATGCAAATTCAACCTACTTTTTCTCTCAAAAATCTAGCAGAATTGTGGTTACGTGTAGGACCTAACTCTGGAAAAAATTTAGCAAAAGTTGGAGCTTCTGCCCAAGAATTTGTCATGGTTTTGAACTATTCTCGAGCACAGTTGAGTTAG